CGTTAGTAAAATTGGTCCGATATAGAGGTAGCCAAACACATAGGATGGAGGTGTGGAAAACTCCAGCATAATCAAGACAGTAAATGCCCCTACAATTAGCAAACGCATAGTTGAGTGCTGATTTTTAGTCACAAGATTTGCTTTGATAGCTACCAAGGTGCGTAACCTCCTCATCAGATGTATTTTCCAACTGATGAATGGCACCACATGACATATACTATATCCTCACTTTAGCGATAAACCTGAATCTATACTTGCAGGTATAGAAGGTGTATTAATACATATATATCTAGGTTATATATCTAATCTAATTGTGGTATTTCTCTTCTACGTATTAGAATGCTAGTCGGACAAATTAAAGATTTGTTTGTCTAATTTATCTGCAAAAAAATCGTATAGCTTCGATTAAATTAGGTTTAATTTATGTGGCAAGGCTTATTTCAAATTGTTATTAACTTACTGATTGTGGTGGCAATCAGTAAGTTTTTTGGTAGTTACATAGCTAGTGTATTTAAAGGAGAGAAAACCTTTCTTGACCCAATAATGGTACCAATAGAAAAAACTATCTATGCACTAGGGGGCGTGCGAAACAAAGAGAATCAAACGAGTTGGCAGTATGCCCGTGCCTTGCTTTACACCAACTTGGTCATGGGTGTATTAGTTTATCTAATTCTCATACTACAGCAATTCCTGCCCCTAAATCCTACCGGATTAAGTGCCCCTAGTTGGGATTTAGCACTCCATACAACAATCTCATTTTTGACCAATACAGACCAGCAGCATTATTCTGGCGAAAATACCTTCAGCTATGCCAGTCAGATGTTAGCACTGGGTTATCTAATGTTTACCTCAGCCGCGACCGGATTAGCTGTGGCAATCGCCTTTATTCGCGGCTTAACTGGCAACTCGTTAGGTAACTTTTACGTTGATTTAATTCAATCCATTACCCGGATATTGCTACCTCTGTCCATCTTAGGAGCGCTATTATTAATCATTCTAGGCGTTCCAGAAACCTTAGCTGGGCCGCAGACAGCTACGACGTTAGAAAATGGAATACAAATCATTGCCCGTGGTCCTGTAGCCCATTTTGAAAGTATCAAACAGTTAGGAGAGAATGGCGGCGGATTTTTTGCCATCAACTCCGCCCATCCATTTGAAAATCCAAATGGTTTCTCCAATCTGCTAGAAACAATTGCGATGGTTTGCATTCCAGCGTCGCTGATTATAACTTACGGCATCTTTGCCGATAACAAAAAACAGGGATGGCTGCTGTTTGGGATGGTATTTATTATCTTTACCATTCTGACTATCATTACTGCCATTGGCGAATATCAAGGAAATCCTCTAGTGAATAATCTCCTAGGAGGACAGCAATCTATTCCTAACTTAGAAGGCAAAGAAGTTAGATTTGGTTGGGCACAGACAGCACTTTGGGCAATTACGACAACCGGAACTATGTGCGGTGCTGTCAACGGGATGCACGATTCCCTAATGCCTCCTGGAGGCTTTTCTACCCTCTTTAATATGTTCCTTCAAATTGTCTGGGGCGGTCAGGGAACTGGAACAGCTTACTTGTTCATCTACCTAATTTTGACCGTATTTCTGACCGGCTTGATGGTGGGAAGAACCCCAGAATTTTTGGGGCGAAAAGTTGAGAAAAAAGAAATCGTTCTTGCCAGCGTCGTGCTACTCATCCACCCGATAGCAGTATTAATTCCCTCAGCCATTACTCTTTCTTTTCCTAACACCCTCGCTGGAATCAGCAATCCCGGCTTTCACGGCATCTCCCAAGTCGTCTACGAGTACACTTCAGCCGCTGCCAACAACGGATCGGGCTTTGAAGGATTGGGCGACACTACCCTGTGGTGGAACTTGAGTACCTGTTTCAGCCTCTTACTCGGTCGCTATATCCCGATTATCGCCATGCTGCTGTTAGCTGACAGCATGGCTCACAAACAACCAGTACCCGAAACTACCGGAACCCTCCGCACCGATACGCTTCTATTTACCGCCGTCACCGCGGGAATCCTCTTGATTTTAGGCGCGTTAACCTTCTTCCCAGTTTTAGCACTTGGTCCGATAGCCGAAGCCTTCCAAATTGCTAAAGGAGGATAAATAAACCCTACTTTCCTCCTCTGTGTGCGTTCTCTGCGGTTAGTTTCTCCCTGACTACTTATGACATCTGAAAATTCGACTTCGCCTCAACAGATTCGCCAACCACGCCAACCACGTTCTTCGCGTAAACATACCTCCAAGGTAAATACCAAAGGGCTTTATCAGAGAGCCTTCCGGGATGCTTTTGTCAAGCTCAACCCACGAATGATGCTGAAAAATCCAGTCATGTTTCTAGTGTGGGTTGGTACCATCATCACTGCACTGGTAACAATTGACCCAAATTTGTTTGGCACAGTACCGGGCGAAAACCAGCGCCTATTTAATGGTCTAATTACCGTAATTCTGCTATTTACCCTGCTATTTGCTAATTTTGCGGAAGCGGTGGCAGAAGGACGCGGTAAGGCACAAGCTGACTCGATGCGGGCAACAAAATCCGACACAACTGCTCGGAAATTATTGCCCGATGGCTCAATTGAAGAAGTCTCTTCAACTAATTTAAGGCAAGGCGAT
This DNA window, taken from Coleofasciculus sp. FACHB-T130, encodes the following:
- the kdpA gene encoding potassium-transporting ATPase subunit KdpA yields the protein MWQGLFQIVINLLIVVAISKFFGSYIASVFKGEKTFLDPIMVPIEKTIYALGGVRNKENQTSWQYARALLYTNLVMGVLVYLILILQQFLPLNPTGLSAPSWDLALHTTISFLTNTDQQHYSGENTFSYASQMLALGYLMFTSAATGLAVAIAFIRGLTGNSLGNFYVDLIQSITRILLPLSILGALLLIILGVPETLAGPQTATTLENGIQIIARGPVAHFESIKQLGENGGGFFAINSAHPFENPNGFSNLLETIAMVCIPASLIITYGIFADNKKQGWLLFGMVFIIFTILTIITAIGEYQGNPLVNNLLGGQQSIPNLEGKEVRFGWAQTALWAITTTGTMCGAVNGMHDSLMPPGGFSTLFNMFLQIVWGGQGTGTAYLFIYLILTVFLTGLMVGRTPEFLGRKVEKKEIVLASVVLLIHPIAVLIPSAITLSFPNTLAGISNPGFHGISQVVYEYTSAAANNGSGFEGLGDTTLWWNLSTCFSLLLGRYIPIIAMLLLADSMAHKQPVPETTGTLRTDTLLFTAVTAGILLILGALTFFPVLALGPIAEAFQIAKGG